The Natrinema saccharevitans genome includes the window CGAGGGTGTCGTCGTCGGCGCGATCAGCCGCGCGGGCGAGTTGATCACGCCTCGGGGAGAGACGGTCGTCGAAGGCGGCGATCACGTGGTCCTGTTCGTCGACACCGCCGTACTGGACGCGGTCACGGACGCGGTGTGATGGCTACAGGCGAGCAGTGACGCGCTCGGCGACCTCGAGGCCGTTGTGCAACGCCGCGTGGAGTCGGGACTCGCCGGCGACCCAGTCGCCGAGACAGTAGAGCCCGTCGGCCTCGGCCAACTGGAGTGGGTCGCGGGCGACGCCGTCCTCGGGGAGGGCGTATCGCCACCCCTGATGGTCGGTCCAGTCGGGCTCTCGCAGGCGCTCGTCGTCGAGCAGGTCGGCGGTCAGGGCCGCCAGTTCCGTCAGGTTCTCCGCGGGCGGCTCGTCGTAGCGGTCGACCGACCACTCGTGGTTGGCCTGAACCACCAGCAGCGACTCGCCGTCGGGGACGTGGCCGGGCTTGCACTCCTCGCGAGCGATCCAGCCCACCTCGTGGGCCTTGTCCGCGTTGACCAGCGCGTAGTAGGGCGTCTCGAGTTCGAACGGGTAGTGGAGGATTCCGGTCCAGATCGTCCGGAAGGGGACGGCGTCGACGGCGTCGACGAGGCGGTCCCGAACGTCGCTCTCCCAGTCGGCCGAGCGCAACAGGTCGGCGGTCTGTGGTGCCGGCGGGTTCAACAGGAGGACGTCGAACGGCCCCCACCGCTGGCCGTCGGTATCCTCGAGGTGCCAGACCCCCGCCGGCTCGCCGTCCCCTCCGATACCGCCGTCGTCGTCCCGAATCACCCGTTCGACCCGCGTCTCCCGGTGGACCGTCGCGTCGGTGCGAGCGAACAACCGCTTCGCGATCTGGGTCAGCCCCCGCCGGTAGGTCCACTTGGACTCGTCGCGGTCCTCGCCCGGCGACACCTCGCCGTCGGCGTCGAAGGTCCAGACCGGCTCCGCGATATCGACCAGCCCGTCGGTGTCGAGGACTTCGGTCAGCAGGTCGACGACCCGCTCGTCGTCGGACTTGACGTAGTTCGCGCCGTAGTCGTAGACCGCGCCGTCGCGTCGTCTGGTCGCGGCCCGTCCGCAGACGCCGCGGGACTTCTCGAGTACCGTTACGTCGGCGTCCGGCACCGTTTCCTCGAGCCCGTAGGCCGCGGCCGCTGTGCCGGCACCTGCACCGACGATTCCGATCCGTTTCATGCCCGTTCCTCGGTGGCGCTACCTCAAGTAGCCCTGCCCAAACAACGACAACCGGACCGATCGCCTGTCACCGTCGATCGCCGCCTGCCAGGGTCGGTTCGCCACGGCGAGTCCGTTCCGAGGGAGACCGCCAGTCGCGGGCAATCTCGGGATCGAACGGATCGAACGGCTTTTGCAACGTCGGGAGGTAGGAGCGGGCGATGGACGTACTGATCGTCGGCGCGGGGTCGATGGGGTCGTGGTTCGGGGACGCGATCGACGCCCGGATCGCGTTCGCCGACGTCGACGACGACGCCGCGGCGGCCGCGGCCGAGACGGTCGGGGGCGAG containing:
- a CDS encoding NAD(P)/FAD-dependent oxidoreductase yields the protein MKRIGIVGAGAGTAAAAYGLEETVPDADVTVLEKSRGVCGRAATRRRDGAVYDYGANYVKSDDERVVDLLTEVLDTDGLVDIAEPVWTFDADGEVSPGEDRDESKWTYRRGLTQIAKRLFARTDATVHRETRVERVIRDDDGGIGGDGEPAGVWHLEDTDGQRWGPFDVLLLNPPAPQTADLLRSADWESDVRDRLVDAVDAVPFRTIWTGILHYPFELETPYYALVNADKAHEVGWIAREECKPGHVPDGESLLVVQANHEWSVDRYDEPPAENLTELAALTADLLDDERLREPDWTDHQGWRYALPEDGVARDPLQLAEADGLYCLGDWVAGESRLHAALHNGLEVAERVTARL